A DNA window from Flavisolibacter ginsenosidimutans contains the following coding sequences:
- the moaCB gene encoding bifunctional molybdenum cofactor biosynthesis protein MoaC/MoaB, which translates to MNNITHKPTSLRKAVATAIVKVSKQETVDAILNKQVPKGDVFEFSRAAGLLAVKKTSDLIPDCHPLPVEYAAIKHTIDGLNIIIEVEVHTVYRTGVEVEAMHGASVTALTMYDMLKPIDKSVEISSIKLAQKKGGKSDFKDKLSFDLRCAVVVCSDSVAAGSKQDSAGKAIVQKLQQHGLNASTYVIIPDEREAIQTKAKQFSEEAYNLLLFTGGTGLSPRDVTPEAIAPMLTREVPGIMEAARVYGQERMPYAMLSRGVAGFIKNTLVLTLPGSTRGAEETMDALFPYVLHIFRVAEGMRHSAD; encoded by the coding sequence ATGAACAACATAACCCACAAACCAACTTCCCTTCGCAAAGCCGTTGCAACGGCAATCGTTAAGGTTTCAAAGCAAGAAACGGTTGATGCAATTCTCAACAAACAAGTTCCCAAAGGCGATGTGTTTGAGTTTTCCCGAGCCGCCGGTTTACTCGCCGTCAAAAAAACGAGCGACCTAATTCCCGATTGTCATCCGCTGCCTGTTGAATACGCAGCCATCAAACACACAATAGATGGATTGAACATCATCATCGAAGTGGAAGTGCACACCGTGTACCGCACCGGCGTGGAAGTAGAGGCCATGCACGGCGCTTCCGTTACTGCGCTAACGATGTACGACATGCTAAAACCAATTGACAAAAGCGTGGAAATTTCTTCCATCAAGCTCGCTCAAAAAAAAGGCGGCAAGAGCGATTTCAAAGACAAGCTTTCGTTTGACCTGCGCTGCGCCGTTGTGGTGTGCAGCGACAGCGTGGCAGCGGGATCCAAGCAAGACAGTGCCGGCAAAGCCATTGTTCAAAAATTGCAACAACACGGCTTGAATGCATCCACCTATGTTATCATTCCCGATGAAAGGGAAGCCATTCAAACAAAAGCAAAACAGTTTAGCGAAGAAGCTTACAACCTGCTTCTCTTTACCGGCGGTACGGGACTTTCGCCAAGAGATGTAACACCCGAAGCGATTGCACCGATGCTCACACGCGAAGTCCCCGGCATTATGGAAGCCGCAAGGGTTTACGGACAGGAACGCATGCCTTACGCCATGCTTTCACGCGGCGTAGCGGGCTTTATCAAAAACACATTGGTGCTTACCTTGCCCGGCTCTACCCGCGGGGCAGAAGAAACAATGGATGCTTTGTTTCCGTATGTACTGCACATCTTTCGCGTGGCGGAAGGCATGCGGCATTCGGCAGATTAG
- a CDS encoding molybdopterin oxidoreductase, protein MHIGTYIELVQKGQQDSAEAFLLVSAKHAAEPDIKEMCKLLASWSQLLVEKIKPFAEKYSEEKDNEPDRLLKDFFEQNRKGALALLRDLHDLWLMANEANVSAIILRQAAQGLRDKELMQLCDELEKKSERQISWLLTRMKSAAPQVLIAAA, encoded by the coding sequence ATGCACATCGGAACCTACATTGAACTCGTGCAAAAAGGCCAGCAGGATTCGGCCGAAGCGTTTTTGCTCGTATCGGCAAAACATGCCGCGGAACCGGACATTAAAGAAATGTGCAAGTTGCTGGCATCGTGGTCGCAGCTATTGGTAGAGAAAATAAAACCCTTTGCGGAAAAGTATTCAGAAGAAAAAGACAACGAGCCCGACCGCTTGCTGAAAGATTTTTTTGAACAAAACCGCAAAGGTGCGCTGGCGCTTCTTCGCGACTTGCACGATCTCTGGTTAATGGCGAACGAAGCCAACGTATCGGCCATTATTTTGCGGCAAGCGGCGCAAGGCCTGCGCGACAAAGAGCTAATGCAACTTTGCGACGAACTGGAAAAAAAATCGGAGCGGCAAATATCCTGGTTGCTGACAAGAATGAAATCCGCCGCGCCGCAGGTTTTGATTGCCGCTGCATAA
- a CDS encoding sulfite exporter TauE/SafE family protein — protein MDANFLFFILLFTVAFLYASVGHGGASGYLALMALFSITPAVMKPTALLLNLFVSLTSFVQFYRSGHFRWKVFWPFALASIPLAYLGGLVVVDGHIYKKILGILLLVPIIRFFFFGNTNVEEQKENSFALSLLIGGLIGFLSGLIGIGGGILLSPVLLLLKWTDQKQTAAISALFIFVNSLSGLAGQLTKGIHFTNDMFLFVVIAFVGGLCGAYFGALKFRQTILKNVLATVLLLAVYKLLFTSA, from the coding sequence ATGGACGCAAATTTTCTTTTTTTTATTTTGCTTTTCACCGTCGCGTTTTTATACGCTTCGGTTGGACACGGCGGCGCCAGTGGCTATCTTGCGTTGATGGCCTTGTTTAGCATTACGCCGGCTGTAATGAAGCCCACGGCTTTGTTGCTAAATCTTTTTGTTTCGCTTACATCGTTCGTTCAATTTTACCGCAGCGGACATTTTCGCTGGAAAGTATTTTGGCCTTTTGCACTGGCTTCCATTCCGCTGGCTTATTTGGGCGGATTGGTGGTTGTGGACGGTCATATCTATAAAAAGATTCTGGGCATTTTGTTGCTTGTTCCCATCATCCGTTTTTTCTTTTTTGGCAACACAAACGTGGAAGAGCAAAAAGAAAACAGCTTTGCCTTATCGCTTTTGATTGGCGGTTTGATTGGTTTTTTATCGGGATTGATCGGCATCGGCGGCGGCATTCTTCTATCGCCAGTTTTGCTGCTGTTGAAATGGACCGACCAAAAGCAAACAGCGGCCATTAGTGCCTTGTTCATTTTTGTGAATTCGCTTTCCGGACTGGCAGGCCAACTGACCAAAGGCATTCACTTCACAAACGACATGTTTCTCTTTGTTGTCATCGCTTTCGTTGGCGGTTTGTGCGGCGCTTATTTTGGTGCGTTGAAATTCCGGCAAACGATTTTGAAAAACGTATTGGCCACAGTGCTGTTACTGGCCGTTTATAAACTCTTGTTTACATCTGCATAA
- a CDS encoding molybdenum cofactor biosynthesis protein MoaE, whose amino-acid sequence MERKPKNIFLQGAISTSFIADNIQKHSSKTGIGAHSIFLGQVRSDVIDDKTVAAIDYTTYEEMALQKMHEIREDIFEKYSLTCMHVYHSLGSVKAGEISLFVFTSSKHRKDAIEGCEEVVERIKKELPVWGKEIFEDASHQWKKNT is encoded by the coding sequence ATGGAACGAAAGCCTAAAAATATTTTTTTGCAGGGAGCAATCAGCACTTCGTTTATTGCCGACAACATTCAGAAACACAGCAGCAAAACCGGCATTGGCGCACACAGCATTTTTCTCGGGCAAGTACGCAGCGACGTAATTGACGATAAAACTGTAGCCGCTATTGATTATACCACTTACGAAGAGATGGCGCTTCAAAAGATGCACGAAATCCGCGAAGACATTTTTGAAAAATACTCACTCACCTGCATGCACGTTTATCACAGTTTAGGCAGCGTGAAAGCCGGTGAGATTTCGTTGTTTGTTTTTACATCATCAAAGCACCGAAAAGACGCGATTGAGGGCTGTGAAGAAGTTGTAGAGCGCATCAAAAAAGAACTGCCGGTGTGGGGCAAGGAAATCTTTGAAGATGCTTCGCATCAATGGAAGAAAAACACATAG
- the moeB gene encoding HesA/MoeB/ThiF family protein, with product MNEPYSYERYQRQIILEGFGEEGQEKLLRAKALVVGAGGLGCPALQYLVAAGVGTVGIVDDDVVTLHNLHRQILFTTTDIGLSKAEVAAKRLHEMNPSVQINAYPFRLTTQNALELFSSYDFVLDGTDNFATRYLINDACVLLGKPLLYGAVAQFEGQVAIFNAGDNAVNYRDLFPQPPVHGGVLNCAEAGVLGVLPGLVGTMQATETIKLITGMGKPLVNQLLTYNALTHDSFVFGLNAREETELLLPKDANDFEQRDYEWLCGTTSDAEEIDNDAFERFFHDKQTTIIDVREEGEQPLVKEFQHTKLPLTQLKENAFAFQNDILVLFCQSGKRSREAAKLLSATFGPSKKIYSLKGGILHWKKEHGTKA from the coding sequence ATGAACGAGCCTTATTCATACGAACGTTATCAACGGCAAATCATTCTTGAAGGCTTTGGCGAAGAAGGACAGGAAAAACTTTTGCGTGCAAAAGCTCTGGTTGTCGGCGCCGGTGGATTGGGTTGTCCGGCTTTGCAATACCTCGTTGCCGCCGGTGTGGGAACCGTTGGCATTGTGGATGATGACGTCGTAACCTTGCACAATCTTCACCGGCAAATTCTTTTTACAACAACTGATATTGGCTTATCAAAAGCAGAAGTAGCGGCAAAGCGTTTGCACGAAATGAACCCTTCGGTGCAGATCAACGCGTATCCTTTTCGTTTAACGACACAGAATGCGCTGGAACTTTTCAGCAGCTATGATTTTGTTTTGGACGGCACGGATAATTTCGCCACCCGCTATCTTATTAACGATGCCTGTGTGCTCTTGGGCAAGCCACTCCTTTACGGCGCTGTTGCGCAATTTGAAGGACAAGTCGCAATATTTAATGCAGGCGACAACGCGGTTAACTATCGCGATCTTTTTCCACAGCCGCCTGTTCACGGCGGTGTTCTAAATTGTGCCGAGGCTGGCGTGCTTGGCGTATTACCAGGCCTTGTTGGAACGATGCAGGCAACGGAAACAATCAAGCTAATAACCGGTATGGGCAAGCCGCTCGTTAACCAGCTTCTCACCTACAACGCACTCACACACGACAGCTTTGTGTTTGGCTTGAACGCAAGAGAAGAAACGGAGTTACTGCTGCCAAAAGACGCGAACGATTTTGAGCAAAGAGATTACGAATGGTTGTGCGGCACAACCAGCGATGCTGAAGAAATTGACAACGATGCTTTTGAAAGATTTTTTCACGACAAACAAACCACGATTATTGATGTGCGGGAAGAAGGGGAACAACCTTTGGTGAAAGAATTTCAACACACAAAACTGCCTTTAACGCAGCTAAAGGAAAATGCGTTCGCGTTTCAGAATGACATACTCGTTTTGTTTTGTCAATCAGGTAAAAGAAGCCGCGAAGCCGCCAAACTTTTATCAGCTACTTTTGGACCATCGAAAAAAATTTACAGCCTCAAAGGCGGCATTCTTCACTGGAAAAAAGAGCATGGAACGAAAGCCTAA
- a CDS encoding MoaD/ThiS family protein — protein sequence MKEISVLTFGVITEIIGKSNFVVNDIASTEELKKDLEAKFPRLKSIDYTVAVNKQMITSPTQLENNATVALLPPFSGG from the coding sequence ATGAAAGAAATTAGCGTGTTGACCTTTGGCGTGATCACCGAAATTATTGGTAAAAGCAATTTTGTTGTAAACGACATTGCTTCTACTGAAGAATTAAAAAAAGACCTTGAAGCAAAATTTCCGCGGTTAAAAAGCATTGACTACACAGTTGCTGTAAACAAACAAATGATAACAAGCCCAACACAACTTGAGAACAACGCAACGGTTGCGCTTCTTCCGCCTTTCAGCGGCGGCTAA
- a CDS encoding molybdopterin molybdotransferase MoeA produces the protein MISVKDAIAQIRLHTNLLSPVNLPLQKALGLVLAEDIFALVSVPSFPQSAMDGYAFRYADYLRAKEFTVSGEVAAGDAATVSVAPNNAVRIFTGAAVPNDLDTVVMQEKTEILNNELIVKDEALQKGSNVRTEGSEIKKDEIALWKGTVLSPAAIGFLAGVGVAEVSVHPKPSAHIIVTGNELQERGKPLQHGQVYESNSVMLQTALQQLGINSVAVTHVTDDVNILQEALNAALKKAELVLLTGGVSVGKYDFVLQAAKACGVKQLFHKVAQRPGKPLYAGTKGKKIVFGLPGNPASVLSCFYNYVTVTIEEFTGRKNLLERKQVRLQQDFKKKISLTQFLKAVYTADGALPLQAQESFRLSSFSIANCLVVLPEEAREYKEDETVEILCLPYL, from the coding sequence ATGATTTCTGTAAAAGACGCCATTGCGCAAATTCGTTTACACACGAATCTTCTTTCGCCGGTAAACCTGCCGCTGCAAAAAGCTTTAGGTCTTGTTTTAGCCGAAGACATTTTTGCACTTGTTAGTGTTCCGTCCTTTCCGCAATCAGCAATGGATGGCTATGCGTTTCGTTACGCCGATTATTTGCGGGCAAAAGAATTTACCGTCAGCGGCGAAGTTGCTGCGGGTGATGCCGCAACTGTTTCCGTTGCGCCAAACAATGCCGTTCGCATTTTCACCGGCGCGGCCGTACCGAATGATTTGGACACAGTGGTGATGCAGGAAAAAACGGAAATCCTCAACAATGAATTAATCGTCAAAGACGAAGCACTGCAAAAAGGCAGCAACGTTCGGACAGAAGGTTCTGAAATTAAAAAAGATGAAATTGCTTTATGGAAAGGCACTGTTCTTTCACCGGCAGCCATTGGTTTTTTAGCGGGTGTTGGGGTTGCTGAAGTAAGCGTTCATCCAAAGCCATCGGCACACATCATTGTTACGGGAAATGAATTGCAGGAACGGGGAAAGCCTCTTCAACACGGCCAAGTGTATGAATCAAATTCGGTCATGCTGCAAACAGCGTTGCAACAACTCGGCATCAACAGCGTTGCGGTAACTCATGTAACAGACGATGTAAATATTTTACAAGAAGCTCTCAACGCAGCGTTAAAAAAAGCCGAACTCGTTTTGCTTACCGGCGGCGTAAGCGTAGGTAAATATGATTTTGTTTTGCAGGCTGCTAAAGCTTGCGGTGTAAAACAATTGTTTCACAAAGTAGCACAGCGCCCCGGCAAGCCCTTGTACGCAGGAACAAAAGGTAAAAAAATTGTTTTCGGTTTGCCCGGCAATCCTGCATCAGTCTTGAGTTGCTTTTACAATTACGTTACCGTGACCATAGAAGAATTTACCGGTCGAAAAAATTTATTGGAACGAAAGCAAGTGCGTTTGCAACAAGATTTCAAAAAGAAAATTTCGTTGACGCAATTTTTAAAAGCAGTGTATACAGCCGACGGTGCATTGCCTTTGCAGGCGCAGGAATCGTTTCGTCTCAGTTCATTTTCAATCGCTAACTGTCTCGTCGTTTTGCCCGAAGAAGCAAGAGAGTACAAAGAAGACGAAACCGTTGAAATCCTTTGCCTGCCTTATCTTTAA
- the dnaB gene encoding replicative DNA helicase codes for MDIPNLNRDKKRGRKTPDVSTLVYGKVPPQARELEEAVLGAIMLEKGAFDTVAEILKSECFYVDAHQRIFRAMKSLSGKSQPIDMLTVVEELRFNEELDIVGGPYYVTKLTNAVTSSAHIEAHSRIILQKFIQRELIRISGEIISDAYEDSTDVFDLLDDAESKIYKVTSEHLRNSVETIDAVLVKTIQRIEDMRNRNEDITGVPSGFAHLDKITYGWQQTDLIILAARPSVGKTAFALNLARNAALSAAKPTAVAFFSLEMSAGQLVQRILSAESEIGLEKISRGKMEEYEMEQLYKRGIQRLADAKLFIDDTPALNIFELRAKCRRLKNAHNIGLILIDYLQLMSGTGENRNGNREQEISNISRSLKALAKELQVPIIALSQLSREVEKRKDGNKMPQLSDLRESGAIEQDADMVCFIYRPEYHDLNQNEMGESVKGETYLRIAKHRNGSLENLKFRARLEIQKFFEDDGGEFGGGFNMPPNWKPVSDSGGGPGAKLYIQTGSKMNDIQDDDEPF; via the coding sequence ATGGACATTCCTAACCTAAACAGAGACAAGAAGAGAGGACGCAAAACACCCGACGTTAGCACGTTGGTTTATGGCAAAGTGCCGCCGCAGGCCCGCGAGTTGGAAGAAGCCGTATTGGGCGCCATCATGCTGGAAAAAGGCGCTTTTGATACCGTTGCCGAAATTTTAAAATCGGAATGTTTTTACGTGGATGCGCACCAACGCATCTTTCGCGCCATGAAAAGTTTGTCGGGCAAAAGCCAGCCCATTGACATGCTGACCGTGGTGGAGGAACTTCGCTTCAACGAAGAACTTGATATTGTAGGTGGACCTTATTACGTTACCAAATTAACCAACGCAGTTACATCATCGGCACACATTGAAGCGCACAGCCGCATTATCCTGCAAAAATTTATTCAACGCGAACTCATTCGCATTTCCGGCGAAATTATTTCGGATGCATACGAAGACAGCACCGATGTCTTTGATTTGCTTGACGATGCCGAAAGCAAGATTTACAAAGTCACGTCGGAGCACTTGCGCAACAGCGTGGAAACGATTGATGCGGTGCTGGTGAAAACCATTCAGCGCATTGAGGACATGCGCAACCGCAACGAGGACATTACCGGTGTGCCCAGCGGCTTTGCGCACCTTGATAAAATAACCTACGGCTGGCAGCAAACCGATCTTATTATTTTGGCGGCGCGGCCTTCGGTAGGTAAAACGGCTTTTGCGCTGAACCTTGCCCGCAACGCCGCTTTGAGTGCAGCCAAACCTACCGCAGTTGCCTTCTTCTCGTTGGAAATGAGTGCCGGCCAGTTGGTGCAGCGTATCCTTTCGGCTGAAAGCGAAATCGGGCTTGAGAAAATTTCCCGTGGCAAGATGGAAGAATACGAAATGGAGCAATTGTACAAACGCGGCATTCAGCGTTTGGCCGATGCAAAACTTTTTATTGACGACACTCCTGCGCTGAACATTTTTGAGTTGCGTGCCAAATGCCGCCGCTTGAAAAATGCGCACAACATTGGCTTAATCCTGATTGATTATTTGCAGCTCATGAGCGGCACGGGTGAAAACAGAAACGGTAACCGCGAACAGGAAATCTCGAACATTTCGCGAAGCTTAAAAGCCCTTGCGAAAGAACTGCAAGTGCCCATCATTGCGCTTTCGCAATTGAGCCGCGAAGTGGAAAAAAGAAAAGACGGCAACAAGATGCCGCAGCTTTCCGACTTGCGCGAATCAGGCGCCATTGAACAAGATGCGGACATGGTTTGCTTTATTTATCGTCCCGAATACCACGACCTGAACCAAAACGAAATGGGCGAGAGTGTAAAAGGTGAAACGTACTTGCGCATTGCCAAGCACCGTAACGGTTCGCTGGAAAATTTGAAGTTCAGGGCAAGACTTGAAATACAGAAATTCTTTGAAGACGACGGCGGCGAATTTGGCGGCGGCTTTAACATGCCACCAAACTGGAAGCCGGTGAGTGACAGCGGTGGCGGGCCGGGTGCAAAGCTGTACATTCAAACCGGCAGCAAGATGAACGACATACAGGACGATGATGAACCGTTTTAA
- a CDS encoding molybdopterin oxidoreductase family protein — translation MNQTRDSIKDIWGERTPYKGENYPVRIDERTIEEPDHWVQSACVLCSTGCGLDIGVKDGKIVGVRGRGVDISNYGRLGPKGLYGWIANNSPDRLTKPLVRKNGKLVEASWNEAMNLIVEQSKKIIDKQTGLGIGFYTSGQLFIEDYYTLAVIGKAGIGTPHMDGNTRLCTATAAAALKVSFGTDGQPGAYKDIDDTDCIFLVGHNIASQQTVLWMRILDRLAGPNPPKLIVMDPRKTATAEKADVHLDPLPGTNIPVLNGLLNLIIQAGDVNEEYINAHTVGFEELKKTVAQWTPEKVEEISGVSSEKLRMAAHILGKTPTLLSTALQGVYQSMKATAAAVQINNLHLIRGLIGKPGSGIFQMNGQPTSQNTRECGADGDLPGFRNWGNKEHINQLAKLWNVDPDIIPHWAPPTHAMEIWRYAEQGSIKMLWISGTNPAVSLPELSRIRKILEKEDLFVIVQDAFMTETAVYADVVLPAALWGEKTGTFTNITRTVHISHKAVEPPGEAKPDFDIFLDYAKRMGFCDKDGNPLIKWNTPEEAFEAWKECSRGRPCDYTGMSYAKLTGGSGIQWPCNEKHPDGAVHIYTDGMFNTAIEESESYGHDLITGAAHTEKDYKAIDPRGKAFIKPAEYIPPHETPDEEYSLWLTTGRLVYHFHTRTKTGRAKELYDAAPDSYVQVSEEDAAALGIAEGDMIEVASRRGSVTQPARIGGIKKGVVFIPFHYGYWDNPERSRAANELTITEWDAVSKQPHFKYAAVKLSKAKEGVLHKIGEALNMVNDQPQKMEV, via the coding sequence ATGAACCAAACCCGCGACAGCATCAAAGACATTTGGGGTGAGCGAACCCCGTACAAAGGCGAAAACTATCCTGTAAGAATTGACGAACGCACAATTGAAGAACCTGATCATTGGGTGCAATCGGCTTGTGTACTTTGCTCCACCGGCTGCGGATTGGACATTGGTGTGAAAGACGGAAAAATCGTCGGGGTTCGCGGCCGCGGCGTGGACATTTCCAACTATGGCCGTCTTGGTCCAAAAGGATTGTACGGTTGGATTGCCAACAACAGTCCCGATAGGTTGACGAAGCCGCTGGTTCGCAAAAACGGAAAATTGGTGGAAGCATCATGGAATGAAGCAATGAATTTGATTGTCGAACAATCAAAAAAAATCATTGACAAACAAACAGGCCTTGGCATCGGCTTTTACACGTCGGGGCAGTTGTTCATTGAAGATTATTACACGCTTGCGGTGATTGGCAAAGCAGGCATCGGCACGCCACACATGGATGGCAACACGCGTCTTTGCACGGCAACCGCTGCTGCTGCGTTGAAAGTTTCGTTCGGTACGGATGGACAGCCCGGTGCGTACAAAGACATCGACGATACGGATTGCATCTTTTTGGTTGGGCACAACATTGCTTCACAACAAACCGTGTTGTGGATGCGCATTCTAGACCGGCTTGCAGGTCCCAATCCGCCAAAGCTGATCGTGATGGACCCACGCAAAACCGCCACGGCAGAAAAAGCTGACGTGCATCTTGATCCTTTGCCCGGCACAAACATTCCTGTGTTGAACGGTCTTTTGAATTTGATTATTCAAGCCGGTGATGTTAACGAAGAATACATCAATGCACACACGGTAGGCTTCGAAGAGTTGAAGAAAACAGTTGCCCAATGGACGCCGGAGAAAGTGGAAGAAATATCGGGCGTGTCATCGGAAAAGCTGCGCATGGCCGCACATATCTTGGGCAAAACACCAACGCTTCTCTCCACTGCTTTGCAAGGCGTTTACCAATCCATGAAAGCCACAGCGGCAGCGGTGCAGATAAACAACCTTCACCTCATTCGCGGATTGATTGGAAAACCGGGCAGCGGCATCTTTCAAATGAACGGACAGCCAACTTCACAGAACACTCGTGAGTGCGGCGCCGACGGCGATTTGCCGGGCTTTCGCAACTGGGGCAACAAAGAACATATCAATCAACTGGCAAAGCTTTGGAACGTTGATCCTGATATTATTCCGCATTGGGCGCCACCGACGCATGCAATGGAAATCTGGCGTTACGCCGAACAAGGCTCCATCAAAATGCTGTGGATCAGCGGCACCAATCCGGCTGTGTCTTTACCCGAGTTAAGCCGCATCAGAAAAATCTTAGAGAAAGAAGATTTGTTTGTGATCGTGCAGGATGCGTTCATGACGGAGACAGCGGTTTATGCGGATGTTGTTTTGCCTGCGGCGTTATGGGGTGAGAAGACCGGTACATTTACCAACATCACACGAACGGTACACATTTCGCACAAAGCCGTAGAACCGCCGGGCGAAGCAAAGCCTGATTTTGACATCTTTCTTGATTACGCAAAGCGCATGGGCTTTTGCGACAAAGACGGGAACCCGCTCATTAAATGGAACACACCCGAAGAAGCCTTTGAAGCCTGGAAAGAATGCAGTCGCGGAAGGCCTTGCGATTACACGGGCATGAGCTACGCAAAACTTACTGGCGGATCGGGCATACAATGGCCCTGCAACGAAAAGCATCCCGACGGCGCTGTGCACATTTACACCGACGGCATGTTTAATACTGCCATTGAAGAGAGCGAAAGCTACGGGCACGATTTGATAACCGGTGCCGCACACACCGAGAAAGATTACAAGGCAATTGATCCAAGAGGCAAAGCTTTCATCAAGCCTGCGGAATACATTCCGCCGCACGAGACACCGGACGAAGAGTATTCATTGTGGCTAACAACGGGACGACTGGTTTACCATTTTCACACCCGCACAAAAACCGGACGTGCAAAAGAATTGTACGACGCCGCGCCGGATTCGTACGTGCAGGTTTCGGAAGAAGATGCCGCAGCACTCGGCATTGCCGAAGGCGACATGATTGAAGTAGCATCGCGGCGCGGCAGTGTAACACAGCCCGCAAGAATTGGCGGCATTAAAAAAGGCGTTGTGTTTATTCCGTTTCATTACGGCTATTGGGACAATCCCGAACGCAGTCGTGCGGCCAACGAATTAACCATTACCGAATGGGACGCTGTAAGCAAGCAACCGCATTTTAAATACGCTGCCGTGAAGCTGAGCAAAGCAAAGGAAGGCGTGCTGCACAAAATCGGCGAAGCCTTAAACATGGTGAACGATCAACCGCAAAAAATGGAGGTGTAA